CAGCGGGCAACTGGACGGCTACACCGAGGTGTTCTGGGACGCCGAACGCTCGGCGCTGGTGTACCAGGGAGCCACGGCCGTGCGCCCGGCGGCGCGGGGGCTGGGGTTGGGCAAGTGGCTCAAGGCCGCCATGCTGCGGCACGTGCAGGAGCATTGCCCTGGCGCCCGCTGGATTCGCACGAACAACGCCAACGTGAACGAAGCTATGCTGGGCATCAACGTGAGCATGGGCTTCGAGCCGTGGGCACAGTTCACCGAGTGGCAATTGAAACTGCCCCAGTAAGACCGGGTTCGTCGGGTTTCTGCCGCCTGCCTTGGTTGCTGCCCCTTATCTCCGACGCATCGCCCTTTGATCTGACCGCCCACCTTATAACCGCCCTGTCTGGCTCACCGGGGCGGTTTTTGGGCTTTCTGGCCTGCTACAGTCGTCGTTGTGCCTGGCCCTGAAGTCCTGCTGTACGGAATTCCTCTTGCTTTCCTGGCTGGTTTTATCGATGCGGTGGCGGGTGGCGGCGGCACCATTACCCTGCCGACCCTGTTCTTCATGGGCCTCAACCCGGCGCAGGTTGTCGCCACCAATAAACTTCTAGCCATTTTCGGCTCGGCCACTGCCACCTTGCAGTTCTGGCGCAAGGGCAACGTGGAAAAGGCGCTGGTGTTGCGCCTCATTCCCCTCGCTGTCATCGGCAGTGCCCTGGGGGCGTACCTGGTGCGCTTCATCGACCCCAATGCCTTCAAGACCCTGATGGGTTTCGTGATCCTGGGCGTCGGCGCCCTGGTCATCATGAACAAGAAATTCGGTCTGGAAGACAGGTATCCCGGCCTGACCGCCCGCACCCTGGCCCTGACCCTCCCCGGCGCGTTCATCATCGGCGTATACGACGGTTTCCTGGGGCCAGGCACCGGCACCTTCGCCATGTTCCTGTTCGCTCTGGCGGGCTTCAACCTCGTGCGCTCCAGCGGGAACGCCCGCACCATCAACTTCGCCACCAACCTCGGCGCGTTCGTCACCTTCCTGATCGGTGGACATATGGTGTTCTGGATCGGCCTGCCCATGGGCGTCGCCAACGCCCTCGGCGCCGCTCTGGGAGCCAGGATGGCCATGCTGCGCGGCAGCGCCTTCGTGAAATGGATGTACGGCATTATCGTCGTGCTGGTCGCTCTCAAGTTGTTTAGTGGGAAGTGACAGGAATTCCGCCCCTCCGTGAGGAAATCATCGGGAAGGATTGAGCAGGGCGTGGAAAAAGATGGCTGAGACTAATTGGTTCGTGCACATGGGAAAAGATGAGTCGAAGGGTGGCTCTCCCGCATTCACCCGTTCACTTCATCCCTTTATCTTTTGCCCACAACCGGCACCCCACCGCCCACAACCTTTCTCGCCCCACCTTTCCCACCTCCTGACTCCGGCACAATGGCCCTTATGACCGAGCAGGCTATTTTTGCGGGTGGGTGCTTCTGGTGTACCGAAGCGGTGCTCAAGGACGTGCGTGGCGTACAGAAAATCGAGAGTGGGTATATCGGCGGTCACGTGCCGAACCCGGATTACCGGGCGGTGTGTGGCGGCGATACGGGCCACGCCGAAGCGGTGCGCGTCACCTTCGATCCGTCATTGGTGAGCTTCCGGGATCTGCTGACCCTGTTCATGGTGACCCACGACCCCACGAGCCTGAACCGGCAGGGCGCGGATGTCGGCACGCAGTACCGCAGCGCCGTGTTTCCCCTGTCGCCCGGGCAGGAGCAGACGACCCGCGAGGTTATGGCGGAATTTGAGCAGCAGGAAACGTTCGGGAAACCCATCGTGACGACCATTGAACCCGCCAGCGAGTTCTACGTTGCTGAGGACTACCACCAGGACTACTTCGCCCGCAACCCCATGCAGCCGTACTGCGCCGCGGTCATCGCGCCGAAAGTCATCAAGGTGCGCAAGCACTACGCGGACATGCTGACGCGGTAAGGGGCCAGTGCAAACAAAAGCCCTGGGCTTCAGCCTGGAGCTGTTTTCCGCCTCACGCCTGATCACTCCTCAATACAGATATGTCCGCAATGCCAGTTCCAGCAGGGCTTTCTTGACCTCTGTGGCGTCATGCGGGCGTTTGCGCGGGTCTTCACGGGTCAAGGCGCGCCACAGGGGCGTAAGGGGGTCACGCGTGGGGGGAAGGGCCTCGCCGACTTCCGGCAGTTGGCCGTGGATGCCCCAGCCGAGGAGCACGCCCACGCCGTACAGGTCGTTCTCGGGGCCCAGGGAGTCGCCGCGCCGGGCTTCGGGGCTCAGGAAGGCGGCGGTGCCGATACGGGTGGGCATGGCCATGCCCTCGTAGGCGGGGCCGGACAGGTCGAAGTCCACCAGTTTGGCGCTGCCGTCGGGTTCCACCATGATGTTGTCGGGTTTGATGTCGCGGTGAACCAGCCCCCGGTCGTGCAGGAAGTGCAGGGCGTCCAGCAGATGCGAGAGGGTCAGCAAGAAGGCCTGGCGTTCTTCGACCAGCGCGGGTTTGCGCGTGTAGCGCTCGAACAGCGTGACGCCTCTGGCGTAGGTCGTGATCAGGGCGGGGGCCGTGTCGAAGGTGATCTGCGCCTGCACATGCGCCATGCGGGGGTGGTTCAGATTCAGGGCGTGCCGGAATTCGCGCTCGGCGAAGAGGGCCAGGTGAGGCGGAAAGATTTTTACGGCGCAGGGCTGACCTTCGCGGGTCACGCCAAAGTATACGACGCTGTGCGAGCCGCGCCCCAGGAGCCGCACGAGCTTCACGCCGTCACCGATCACGCGGCCCGCGATGGTCACGCTGACTCCCCGCAGTCAGGGCGCATGAAAGGCAGACAGGCGAACGCAGGGGAGACGGGTCACCACCGGCTCCGCGGAGCCAGACCTGATCATGGCAATTTTCGGGGATGAAGCCAGAGGGAGGAGGGGCGGTTCCATCGGTTAAACGTTACCTTACGCAAGCGTTAAAAGGGTAGAGGCCCGCTTTGCTTCGCCGTTGCAGGAGAAGTTCTAGCATGGGGCATGCGTGCCACTTTCAGTCTTACGGCCCTTCTGCTGACCTCCTGTGCGCTGGCCCAGGCGGTGCCCTCGATGGAAGGGCAGGTCGTCTACCAGGTCATGCCCGACCGCTTCTTCGACGGGGACGCCAGCAACAACTCCGGCGTCGACCGCTCGAACCTGCGGGCCTGGCATGGGGGAGACCTGGCCGGCCTGACGCAGAAACTGGCCTATATTCAGGATCTGGGGGCCACGGCGGTGTGGCTCACGCCTATCTACCGGCAGCAGGCGAAAAGCAGTTTCGACACGTCGGCCTACCACGGCTACTGGCCCGAGGACTTCCGGAATGTCGACCCGCACTTCGGTTCGCTGGCCACCTTCG
The genomic region above belongs to Deinococcus fonticola and contains:
- a CDS encoding TSUP family transporter, with protein sequence MPGPEVLLYGIPLAFLAGFIDAVAGGGGTITLPTLFFMGLNPAQVVATNKLLAIFGSATATLQFWRKGNVEKALVLRLIPLAVIGSALGAYLVRFIDPNAFKTLMGFVILGVGALVIMNKKFGLEDRYPGLTARTLALTLPGAFIIGVYDGFLGPGTGTFAMFLFALAGFNLVRSSGNARTINFATNLGAFVTFLIGGHMVFWIGLPMGVANALGAALGARMAMLRGSAFVKWMYGIIVVLVALKLFSGK
- the msrA gene encoding peptide-methionine (S)-S-oxide reductase MsrA is translated as MTEQAIFAGGCFWCTEAVLKDVRGVQKIESGYIGGHVPNPDYRAVCGGDTGHAEAVRVTFDPSLVSFRDLLTLFMVTHDPTSLNRQGADVGTQYRSAVFPLSPGQEQTTREVMAEFEQQETFGKPIVTTIEPASEFYVAEDYHQDYFARNPMQPYCAAVIAPKVIKVRKHYADMLTR
- a CDS encoding serine/threonine-protein kinase, yielding MTIAGRVIGDGVKLVRLLGRGSHSVVYFGVTREGQPCAVKIFPPHLALFAEREFRHALNLNHPRMAHVQAQITFDTAPALITTYARGVTLFERYTRKPALVEERQAFLLTLSHLLDALHFLHDRGLVHRDIKPDNIMVEPDGSAKLVDFDLSGPAYEGMAMPTRIGTAAFLSPEARRGDSLGPENDLYGVGVLLGWGIHGQLPEVGEALPPTRDPLTPLWRALTREDPRKRPHDATEVKKALLELALRTYLY